Part of the Prevotella communis genome is shown below.
ACAGGTTCGCTACCGAATCCTGCCATACCTTCTTCCTCGGTCACTACTCCTGTAACCAGCAATACCGTCAGGGCACCCAGAAAGGCTACCTCGGCAGGTATATGGGATCGGGCCATCACCACAAAGATGCTGACCACTGTCATGATAGTGATCCAGGCGTTGACACTCAATCCGAGTATATACCAGTCGCTAAACATCACTAAAGCTATTGTCTTAACTCCTCTAACTCCTTAACTCCTTTAACTCCTACTGTTCCAGATAGGTATATCCGTAGAGTCCGCTGCGATAGTTGCTCAGGAACTCCTTGCCTTCTTCGAGCGAAATCTTACCTTCCTTCACACTCTTAGACACCCATATCTCCAACTGGCGTACCAGTTTCTTGGGGTTGTACTGCACGTATTCCAGCACCTCAGCCACGGTCTCACCGTCGAAAATCTGGTCGATGTGGTAGTGACCGTCCTTCACCGATACGTGGACAGCGGTCGTGTCGCCAAAGAGGTTGTGCATATCACCCAGAATCTCCTGATAGGCACCCACGAGGAACACGCCCAGATAGTAGGTCTCGTTCTTCTTCAGCGCATGGACGGGCAGCGAGTGCGAGTTATGGCGGTTGGTCACGAAGTTCACCACCTTACCGTCGCTGTCGCAGGTGATATCCTGCAGCGTGGCATTACGAGTAGGACGCTCGTCCAGTCGCTGGATAGGCATGATGGGGAACATCTGGTCGATAGCCCATGAGTCGGGCAGACTCTGGAACAGCGAGAAGTTGCAGAAATACTTATCAGCCAGCAACTTGTCTATATTCATCAGTTCCTCAGGGATATGCTTCAGGTTCTTTGCCAGAGCATTGATCTCATGACAAACGCTCCAGTACATCGCCTCAATCTCGGCACGTGTCTTCAGGTCCACGATACCATGCGAGAAGAGGTCAAGCACCTCCTCACGAATCTGTTCGGCATCGTGCCAGTCCTCCAGCACATTACGGGGGGAGAGGTTATCCCAGATCTCATAGAGGTCCTTCACCAGCTGGTGACTGTTCTCGTCGGGTTCAAACTCCTCGGGCATCTCGGGCAGTGAGGCCGTCTCCAGCACATCGATGACCAGCACAGAGTGGTGGGCAGCCAGTGAGCGTCCGCTCTCCGTGATGATATTAGGGTGGGGGATATTGTTCTTGTTGGCAGCATCCACAAAGGTGTAGATACAGTCGTTCACATACTCCTGAATCGAGTAGTTCACCGAACTCTCACTGGATGGGGAGCGTGTGCCGTCGTAATCGACACCCAGACCACCGCCACAATCCACGAAGTCCACGTTATAGCCCATCTTATGCAGTTGGATATAGAACTGTGAAGCCTCGCGCAGGGCCGTCTGGATACGACGTATCTTGGTAATCTGCGAACCGATATGGAAATGAATCAGGCGCAGACAGTCGCGCATACCTTTCTTGTCGAGCATCTCCAGCGCTTCAAGCAGTTCGGCACTGGTCAGTCCGAACTTAGAGGCATCGCCGCCGCTCTCTTCCCACTTGCCACTGCCACTGGAAGCCAGTTTGATGCGGATGCCGATATTAGGGCGCACGTTCAACTGCTTAGCCACACGGGCAATGATATCCAGTTCGTTCAGTTTCTCCACCACGATGAAAATCTGCTTGCCCATCTTCTGTGCCAGCAGGGCCAGTTCGATATAGCTCTCATCCTTGTAGCCGTTACATACGATGATAGAGTCGCTCTGGCACTGTACGGCGATGACGGCGTGCAGCTCAGGCTTGGAACCGGCCTCTACGCCCAGGTTGAACTTACGTCCGTGAGAGATAATCTCCTCGACCACGGGCTGCATCTGGTTCACCTTAATAGGATAGACCACGTAGTTCTCACCCTTGTAGTCGTATTCCTTGGCAGCCTTCTTAAAACAGCTCCATGTCTTCTCGATACGATTGTCCAGGATATCGGGGAAACGCAGTAGTACGGGGGCTGTCACGTCGCGCAGCGACAGTTCGTCCATCACCTCGCGCAGGTCAATCTGCACCTCGTCCTTGCTGGGCGTCACATAGACATCACCCTTGTCGTTGATACCAAAGTAACTCGTGCCCCATCCGTTGATGTTGTACAACTCGCGGGCATCATCTAAGGTCCATTTCTTCATAGTTCCAGTAATTCGCGGAGTTTCTCTATTGTGATTTTTATTTTGTCGTAATTATCCATGAGGCTCACGTCAACCGTGTAGCGTGCCTTGTTGTAGTAGGGCTCGCGCTTCTCCAGCTGTTCGCGGATGAAGGTAATCAGTTCCTCCTTGCTCTTGCCCTTGAGCAGCGGACGCTCGCCCTTGCCCATCAGCAGGTGCTTGTAGAGCACTTCCGGCGAGGCCTTCAGGTAAACCACCTGTCCCTGCTCGTTCATATAGTCGATATTATCGAAGAAGCAGGGCGTGCCACCGCCACAGCTGATGATGACATCCTCAAATTCTGCTACCTCGTGCAGCATGTTATGCTCTATCTGGCGGAAGCCCTCCTCGCCCACTTCGGCAAAGATCTCCGACACCGTCTTGCGCCTGCGGTTCTCGATATACCAGTCCAGGTCATAGAACGGGATGCCCAGTTCCTTGGCGAGTGCCTTGCCTACGGTCGTCTTGCCGGCTCCCATGTAGCCTATGAGGATAATCCTTTTCATAAACCTCAATTCTTAAATCTCAAACCTCAAATCTCAATCCTCAATTCTTGTTGATGATCTTCATGCACTCATCGTAGGTCAGTTCCCTGGCCTTCTCGTGCAGGTTCTTGGGCAGACGGTAGTTGGTACCGTCGTAAGCCAGGTAGGGACCGTATCGACCGTTGAGCACCGTCAGCTTACTGTCTTCCTTGAACGTCTTCAGCAGCTTCTGGGCCTCCTGCTTGCGCTTGTCCTCAATCAGTTTCACGGCATCGGCAATACCGATGGTCAGCGGGTCGGCATCCTTGGGCAGCGAGGTGTATACTTTCTTGTGGAGCACGTAGGCGCCAAAGCGACCTGTACCGATGGTGACAGGCTCACCCTCAAACTGGCCCAGCATGCGGGGCAGCTTAAAGAGTTCCAGTGCCTGCTCCAGTGTGACGGTCTCCAGACTCAGTTCCTTGGGCAGGTGGGCAAACTGTGGCTTCTCCTCGTCCTCGGCCGAACCAATCTGTACCAGCGGACCGAAACGGCCAATCTTCACGAAGACAGGTTTGCCGCTCTTGGGGTCGATACCCAGCTGGCGCTCACCGGCCTTGTGCTCTGAACGGGCGTTCATCGTGGTCTCCACTACGGGCTCGAAGTCCTTGTAGAAACGCTTCATCATCTTGTCCCACAGTACCTTGCCTTCTGCAATCTTATCGAAGTCCTGCTCCACCTTAGCCGTGAAGTTATAGTCCATGATCGTGGGGAAATGCTCCATCAGGAAGTCGTTCACCACCGTACCGATATCCGTAGGCATCAGCTTTCCCTTGTCGGCACCGGTCATCTCGGTGCGCTGCTTCTGTGATATCTGCTTACCCCTCAGGGTGATGATGGCATAGTTGTGCTCCTCGCCCTTCTTGTCACCCTTCACCACGTATTCACGCTGCTGGATGGTGCTGATGGTAGGTGCATAGGTAGAAGGACGGCCGATTCCCAGTTCCTCCAGCTTATGTACCAATGAGGCTTCCGTATAGCGCTGAGGTCCCTGACTGTTGCGCTCTGTAGCGACGATGTCGCGACGTGTCAGTTCCATGCCCTTCTTCAAAGGAGGCAGGATGTGTCCCTGCTCGTCCTTGTTGTCGTCATCGTCGTCAACAGACTCGCGGTAAACCTTCAGGAAACCGTCGAACTTCACCACTTCGCCGCTGGCCACGAACTGCTCGTCGCTGGTGCTGATGCTGATGGTGACGGTGGTCTTCTCTATCTCGGCATCTGCCATCTGGCAGGCCAGGGTGCGCTTCCAGATGAGGTCATACAGGCGCTTCTCCTGTACGGTACCCTCTATCGTGGTCTGGTCCATGTAGGTAGGACGGATGGCTTCGTGCGCCTCCTGGGCACCCTTTGAACTGGTGTGATACTGGCGCACCTTGCTGTACTGCTCGCCATACAGCTGTCCGATCTCCTCCTTCGTGGCGTTGATGCACAGGCTGCTCAGGTTCACAGAGTCCGTACGCATGTACGTGATGCGTCCGTTTTCATAGAGGTGTTGTGCCACCATCATCGTCTGACTCACGGTGTAGCCCAACTTACGTGCGGCTTCCTGCTGCAGGGTAGAGGTGGTGAATGGGGGCGCAGGCGTGCGCTTCATGGGCTTCTTCTGGATAGCCTCTACGGTGAAGGTGGCATCCTTGCATTTGTTCAGGAACGCCATCACTTCCTCCTCGGTCTTGAAACGCTGGCCCAGCGTGGCCTTCACCTCCGTCATTGAACCGTCGGGGTTGGCAATGGCGAAGACACCGCTCACGTTGTAGTATGTCTCGCTCTTGAAGGCCTGTATCTCGCGCTCACGCTCTACGATAAGACGTACGGCAACACTCTGCACACGACCGGCAGAGAGGGCGGGCTTCACCTTGCGCCACAGCACGGGCGACAACTTGAAACCTACCAGACGGTCGAGCACACGACGGGCCTGCTGGGCATTCACCAGGTTCATGTCCAGCGTGCGCGGATGCTCGATGGCATCAAGGATAGCGGGTTTGGTAATCTCGTGGAACACGATACGCTTGGTCTTCTCCTCATCCAGTCCCAGCACCTCACACAGGTGCCATGAAATAGCTTCTCCCTCGCGGTCTTCATCGGATGCGAGCCATACCTGACCGGCTTTCTTGGCCTGGTTCTTCAGTTCACTGACCAGTTTCTTCTTCTCATCGGGAATCTCGTATTCGGGTTCCAGGGTGGTGTCGTTGATACTTAACTCTTTCTTCTTCAGGTCGCGGATATGTCCGTAACTAGACATGACTTTATAGTCCTCGCCAAGAAATTTCTCAATCGTCTTGGCCTTGGCGGGTGACTCCACAATCACAAGATTTTTCTGCATAATTTTGCTTGTTATGATAATTTGGGGTGCAAAAGTAAACAAAAAGTTTGCTACCACCTTATATATATAGGAGATTTTTTGTTTTCTTAACGATTGGGCGCAAGAAAATTCACTTTAAATGTGGCACACATCCTTGGATGTGGACGGGCAGGGCTTGTGTTTTCACATGATTCCTGGTTACTTCCACCTTCACCACGCAGGCTTGGCTGTTCAGCGGCTTCTGCTGGTCAAAGATGAAGTTGCCGATGCTGTAGTAGATATCCCGTCCTTTGTAGTGCTCTATGGTTTGCAGCGTATGCGTGTGGTGACAGATCAGCGCATCCGCCCCGGCGTTAATCAGCCGGTGGGCATCCAACCGCTGGCTGGGTACGGGCTTCAGGGTGTGCTCGCCGCCCCAGTGGAGCGACACGATGACCACGGCCTGCGGGTCCTTCCGCTTGATGTCACGGATACGTTCGATGATCTCCTGCGTCCGTTCGGTGTTCACGCAGGGACGGTCGGGCAGGTAGGCAAAATTCTCCAGCGCCATGCCCAGCGAGGCGATGAGCCACACCTTGCGGGGCTGTGACGTGAGGAGTACGGGCTGGGCCGCTTCCTGCAGGTTTTTGCCCATTCCAACGGGTTTCAGCTTCGCCTTGAGGATGTTTTCCCTGGTATCTTCAAGTCCCTTCCTGCCCTGGTCTGTGCTGTGGTTGTTGGCCAGGTTCAGATGAGTAAATCCGTGCTTCTTCAGCGCCCCCAGCCATGCCGGTTCGCCCCGGAAGATGAACCGTTTCTGCACGGGCGCCTGGATGCTGGTGACCGGACACTCCAGATTACCCACCACCACCTGCGAGGCCCGGAACAGCGAGTCCATCTCACGGGTGAAGAGGTGGTCGATGCCGTGGTGCCCGATGACTTTCCGCACACCGCGGTCCAAAAGGATGTCACCGGTAAAGAGGAGGCAGGTTTTACTAGTTTCACCAGTTGAACTAGTCTGACTAGTTGCACTAGTGAAACTAGCTAAACTAGCAACCAGTGCTATAAAATACGCTCTCATTATCTACAGGCGTCTTTTCCAAGGGCACGGTAACCGGGGTCATCCATTCTGGCACGCCCGATCGGGGGTGACGCTCCAGGTACTCCTGCCATTCCTCGTCGTTGAGACGCTGGTCGTCGATGGAACGCTGGAACTCGCGATACGAGAACACGGCACCACGGGTGAGCCACAGGTATCCGCCAATCTCCACCACGACATAGATTTCATCGGCATCACCGACAGCCTCGTAGAGGATACTCTTGTTGGGGTTGTTGTCGGCATTGGCGGTATAGACATCAGCCACCAGCGCCACCTTGCGGTCGGGCCCCTGAATGGCTTCCCAGTCCCAGAGCTCGTGCTCGCTGTCGCGCAACAGTTCCAGCGACATGTTCTCAAACTTCGCACCGATATACTCCAGTTCATCGTACTCCACGTCTTTCAGTACCTCGCCCCTCAGTTCCTTCTTGCTAATAGCCAACAGGAACTCGGCCTCTTCGGTAAGACGCTCGTTGGCAGTGGCTATCTTCTCCGTGAGCAGGTTGTGCGTGCGCAGTATCTTCTGGTTTTCCTTCAGCAGGTCGATGGCCTTCTGCCAGAACTTCACATTCGGTTCCACGTAGCCCTTGACGATAGGGTCGGGAGGACCGGCACCGCCGCACTCGGCACCCATGGGCTGCTTGGCATACAGGATGGCATCATGCTTCAGTTCGGTCCATGAGCCCAGCATCGCATTCAGCGATTTCTTGTCCCATTCGGGCGAGAGCATGAAATAAGGCGCATGCTGGGGCTTGTCGATGACGGTCTTCAGCGCACTCATCCACTGGGTTGCTGCATTCTCCTCCCACTTAATCTCGTTCATGCGCTTCTTCATCCGCTTCAGGTTGCTGGTGTACTTGCTCCAGCGGTCGGGCTCGTTAAGCTCATCCATGAGAATTTTCTCTGCAGCGCTGACACCCATGGCGGCAAACACATCCAGGCCCTTGGGCACCTCGCGCTTCGTGGTGTTGGAATCATAGTCCACCATCTCCTGCAGCACCTCTGCATCGGGCTGATAGCGCTGGGGCATCAGGCGCACCTTATTCCTGCCTGTACGCAGGAACTTCGGACGGATACGTGTCTGTTTTTCTGCGATTTCATCGACCTTTACGCCTAATTCATTCGGATCAATCTCGCATGTGCCGATATCCGAGATAATCTTGTTGACCTGTTCGATGCTCACGTCATCGGGCATACCCATCAGGTAGTTCATGGGCTCCGTCAGCTTCTTGTACAGCGAACAGAGTCTGGGGTTGTCGTGGTCGTCGCAGATCTCCACGGCCAGGATGTTCGCCTTGAGCATGTCGAAAGGATTGTCTGACCTGAGTGGCACGGTCTGCAACCACATCATCGTACGGAAGTAGCGCTTCAGGTTGTCATTGCGGGTGTAGTGGCCACGGGGACGGAACAGACTGTATTCAAAGGGTACGTCCGTATATTCCAGGAACTCAGACGTGGCGTTCACGCTCTTCATCACCCGTTCATATTCGCCCAAGGCATCGGCATCGCCCTTGGGCGCCTGCTCCTCCAGGAGAGCATTGGCCACCTTGAAATACGTGACAATCCATTCTGCAGCTTCCTCCGTGTTGAACACGGCATCTTCATTCTCCTTCTCGCGTTGCCATCTTCTGGCAAACACCTTCTGTCCTTCCTCGCAGAACTCCTTCAGCAGCGGCATCAGCTTCTCCTGTTCCACCTCGCGCAACATGCAGTCGAAATAGAGGTGGTAGAGCTGCAGGTAGAGGTCGGTGGTGACGAAGGCCGGGAACTCATGGTAGTCGTTCTGCTCATAGACATGGAACAACTGCTGGTGCTGGGCGGGCACGATGGCAAAGCCGTGATGGCCCAGGTAGTCCCACAGCCTCTGGTCGGGCTCCTTCAGCAGGGCAGGGTTCACGATATTGGCGACATTCACCTTGTCGTCCTCGTTGCCCGACTTGAAATTCCGTTTGCGCAACTCGTCCTCGCGCTGTCTGACGCGGTTCACAAAGGCGCGCTGCTCGTCGGAATAAGCGATGATTTCCGGCTTGATGCTGTTATAGTATTCCTCGCGGTACGACAGTTCCTCGTTGCGCTCGCCGCCCCAGTAGCCACTGTTCTGGTCGTAGTAGTCCTCGTTCTCGCTGAAGGCCCACATCAGGGAGTCGTACCACGTGGTCGACTGATAGATACTGCGGATATAGGAGTCCTCAAAAGGATAACCCTTCTGTGCCAGGAACACATTCTCCAGGATGCGCAAGTCGCTGAGCGACAGGCCCGTGATATCCATGTTGAGGTCCACGCTGTCGCGCAGGCTCTCCACGTCGAGCGTGCTCACCGGTGTCGTCTGCTCCTTGGTGGCACAACCTGCCAGCAGCAGCCCGGAAAGGATAAAGGAAGCTATTCTCTTCATAGATTAAATTGTTTTATGGCGTTCTTTTGATGGGTATTCTTGACGATAAACCGTTTGAAGGCCGGTCCGAAGTCCTTCCACTCATAGTCTATCACGGCATATTTCCCCTTTCCATCGGTCTCCAATGCCCTGATGCAGCCGTCCACAAAACGGAAGTCCACCAGTTCAGCACCCAGTCGCGAACCCAGCCACAGCGGACGCACCTTCCCATCTACCTGTTTGAAGATGAAGATACGCTTACCTTTCTCCCGGTGGAACCGCGTCTTCTTGATCACGCCCACCAGCGCATCCATGCTCCCGTCGCCATCCACATCACCTGTGCAGAAGCGGTACACTGGGTAGGGCAGCCTCCAATCGTTCAGCCAGTAGAGACTATCGCTTACTTGGCTGAGCTGGTAGGGTTTGCGAGCAGCGCGCGAATCTCCGCCTCCACATCCTTCATCTGCGTAGAACGCTTGTAGAGCTGACTGTTGCGGTCGATGAGGAAATACTCGGGTACGTTCTGTACGTTGTAGTGCAGGGCCGACTGTGCCGATGGGTCGTAGACGCAGATCCAGGGCAGCGATTCCGTCTGCTGCTTCCAGAAATGCTCGTTTTCATCGAGTCCTACCTGGTAAATCTCCAGTCCCTGGGCATGGTATTTGGCATACAGGTCGCGCAGGCTGAGGATGCGGGCAGCCGACTCCTTCATGCCAAACATGTGGAAGTCGAGCAGCACCACCTTGCCGTTCAGTTCTGTCAGCGTACGGGTATGGCCACTCACGTCGGGCAGCTCCAGTTCAATCAGACCGGTAGCCTCCACCTTTGTGGCGGCCTCTGCGGCCATCATCTCACGGGCAGCCTGCTGACGGGTATCGTTCATACCCTTGATGGTGGTGTTGTGCAGGTGCTTGGTACGCTCTGATTCCGGGTGGAATGTGTCCCAACTGGTGGCTACGGCAGCAAAGGCACGCACATCCTGCTGGTTGGAACGGTCGAACAGGTTATAGCCGCCCAGCGTCTGGAACAGGGCGAAATAGGCATAGATAGATGCCGGGTTCTCGTAGATGTAGTCGTTGGCAATCTCCACCTTGTAGGCATCCACCAGCTGCTGCAGTGCCACGGTGATCTGCTCCCTGTTCAAATCCAGGTTGTTCTGGATGGCAATCACCCTGGCCCTAAGGTCCTGCTGCTTCAGCGACAGTTCCTTGATTTTCTGGGTGTTCACCGAACCCTCCACCTCGTAGTCACGGGCGATGTTGGGCGCCTTCGCATGAATGGTCACCGTCTCCGTGGAGTCGATGCCCACGTAGATAATCTGGTTGCCCAGGTTGATGCAGTAGAGTTCGGGATCCTTGGGCGCCTCCCCTTTCAGCGTGAAGGTGCCGTCCTCGCCTATTTTGGCAGAGTCCACTTTCACAGCACCGCTCAGGGCGTTGTTATACAGATAGATGGTCGTGTCCTTGACGCCATCGATGGTTCCTTCTACGGTAAAGGTAGGTTTCTGGTCGCTACAGGCAGCGAAAACGAGTGCTGCCAAGGCTGTTATTGCTATTTTTTTCATTGTCGTTATTGTTTTGTCGAGTGCAAAGTTACGAATTAATTCATAAAAAAGAGTAAAATATGCAGATTTTGTGCACGTATTATTAAAATAATGTGTACTTTTGCACGAATTTATTTTTTTAGATGTTTTAAACAAGATGAACGTAATTACAAAAACCCTTCAATTGGCTGATGGCAGAACCATCACCATTGAAACCGGGAAAGTGGCAAAGCAGACCGACGGTGCTGTCATGCTGAAGATGAACAACACTGTACTTCTGGCCACTGTTTGTGCCGCAAAAGATGCAGTTCCCGGAACCGATTTCATGCCTTTGCAGGTTGACTACCGTGAGCAGTACAGTGCTGCTGGACGTTTCCCTGGTGGATTCACCAAGCGTGAAGGCAAAGCCTCTGATAACGAAATCCTGACTAGCCGTCTCGTGGACCGTGTGCTTCGTCCACTTTTCCCTGGCAATTATCACGCAGAAGTTTTCGTTAACGTCATGCTGCTCTCAGCAGACGGCGTTGACCAGCCCGATGCATTGGCAGGTTTTGCTGCATCTGCAGCCCTGGCTTGCTCGGATATTCCCTTCGAGTGCCCCATCTCTGAGGTGCGCGTGGCTCGTATCAATGGCCAGTATGTAATCGATCCTACCTTCGAGCAGATGAAGCAGGCCGACATGGATATCATGGTTGGTGCTTCTGCTGAGAACATCATGATGGTGGAAGGTGAGATGAAAGAGGTGTCTGAGCAGGATCTGCTGGGTGCCCTCAAGGCCGCTATGGATGCCATCAAGCCCATGTGCGAACTCCAGAAGGAGCTGAGCAAGGAGCTCGGTAAGGATGTGAAGCGCGAGTACAACCACGAGGTTAACGACGAGGACCTCCGCGCACGCATGAATAAAGAATTGTACCAGCCCGCATACGATATCACCAAGCAGGCTCTGCCCAAGCAGGATCGCGCTGATGCCTTCGAGAAGATTCTCGAGGACTTCAAGGAGAAGTTCTTCGCTGAGCGTGCCGAGCTGGCTGAGGATGCCAAGGGCGAAATCAGCGACGATGAGTACAGCGCTATGATGGACCGCTACTACCACGATGTGGAGCGCGACGCCATGCGCCGTTGTATCCTCGACGAGGGTATCCGCCTGGATGGCCGTAAGACCGATGAGATCCGCCCCATCTGGTGCGAGGTATCTCCCCTGCCCATGCCTCACGGAAGTGCTATCTTCACCCGTGGTGAGACACAGTCACTCTCTACCTGTACGCTGGGTACCAAGCTCGATGAGAAGATGGTTGACGATGTGCTCGACAAGAGCTACCAGCGCTTCCTCCTCCACTATAACTTCCCCCCATTCTGTACTGGTGAGGCTAAGGCCCAGCGCGGCGTAGGCCGTCGTGAGATTGGTCACGGCCACCTGGCATGGCGCGGTCTGAAGGGTCAGATTCCTGAGGACTTCCCTTACACAGTGCGTCTGGTTTCTCAGATTCTCGAGTCAAACGGTTCTTCTTCAATGGCAACCGTTTGTGCCGGTACCCTCGCCCTGATGGACGCTGGTGTGCCCATGAAGAAGCCCGTTTCCGGTATCGCCATGGGTCTGATCAAGAATCCTGGAGAAGACAAGTACGCTGTATTGAGCGATATCCTCGGTGACGAGGACCACCTGGGTGATATGGACTTCAAGACCACCGGTACAAAGGACGGTCTGACAGCTACCCAGATGGATATCAAGTGCGACGGTCTGAGCTTCGACATCCTCGAGAAGGCTCTGATGCAGGCAAAGGCTGGTCGTGAGCACATCCTGAAGTGCCTCACCGATACCATCGCTGAGCCACGTGCCGAGTTCAAGCCTCAGGTTCCCCGTATCGTACAGATCGAGATTCCTAAGGAGTTCATCGGTGCTGTCATCGGCCCTGGCGGTAAGATTATCCAGCAGATGCAGGAAGATACCAAGACCACTATCACCATCGACGAAGCCGACGGTGTTGGTAAGGTACAGGTATCAGGTCCCGACAAGGAGAGCATCGACGCAGCTCTGGCTAAGATCAAGGCTATCGTGGCTATCCCCGAGGTAGGCGAGGTTTACGATGGTGTGGTTCGCAGCATCATGCCTTATGGCTGCTTCGTAGAGATCATGCCTGGAAAGGATGGTCTGCTCCATATCTCTGAGATCGACTGGAAGCGCCTCGAGACTGTCGAGGAGGCTGGTATCAAGGAGGGCGACCACATCCAGGTGAAGCTCCTCGAGATCGATCCTAAGACTGGTAAGTACAAGCTCTCACACCGCGTGCTGATTGAGAAGCCCGCTGACTACGTAGAGCGTCCAGCTCGTGGCGAGCGCCGTGAGCGCCCTGAGCGTGGCGAGCGTCGTGACCGTGGTGAGCGTGGTGAGCGTCGTGACCGTCGCGAAAGGCAACGGGTAGGCGATTCGTCAGAATCGGGAATGCGTCCTGAGCGTCCTGAGCGTGGAGAGCGTCGTCCCCGTCCTGAGCAGAAGGAGGGTGAGGCTTATCGCGACCCCGCTGAGAACAAGGAGCCAAAGGATTTCAGCGACACACTGGATCACATGGATTTCTAATCGGAAATTCGATATAAAATCAAGGACCTCGTCAACCAGTTTGACGGGGTCTTTTTTTACTCCCTAGTTAGAGAAATAATTTTCTCTAGTTAGGAAAATATTTTGCTCTGGTTAAGAGACGACCTTTCTCTTGCAGAGAAACGACG
Proteins encoded:
- the speA gene encoding biosynthetic arginine decarboxylase; its protein translation is MKKWTLDDARELYNINGWGTSYFGINDKGDVYVTPSKDEVQIDLREVMDELSLRDVTAPVLLRFPDILDNRIEKTWSCFKKAAKEYDYKGENYVVYPIKVNQMQPVVEEIISHGRKFNLGVEAGSKPELHAVIAVQCQSDSIIVCNGYKDESYIELALLAQKMGKQIFIVVEKLNELDIIARVAKQLNVRPNIGIRIKLASSGSGKWEESGGDASKFGLTSAELLEALEMLDKKGMRDCLRLIHFHIGSQITKIRRIQTALREASQFYIQLHKMGYNVDFVDCGGGLGVDYDGTRSPSSESSVNYSIQEYVNDCIYTFVDAANKNNIPHPNIITESGRSLAAHHSVLVIDVLETASLPEMPEEFEPDENSHQLVKDLYEIWDNLSPRNVLEDWHDAEQIREEVLDLFSHGIVDLKTRAEIEAMYWSVCHEINALAKNLKHIPEELMNIDKLLADKYFCNFSLFQSLPDSWAIDQMFPIMPIQRLDERPTRNATLQDITCDSDGKVVNFVTNRHNSHSLPVHALKKNETYYLGVFLVGAYQEILGDMHNLFGDTTAVHVSVKDGHYHIDQIFDGETVAEVLEYVQYNPKKLVRQLEIWVSKSVKEGKISLEEGKEFLSNYRSGLYGYTYLEQ
- a CDS encoding shikimate kinase is translated as MKRIILIGYMGAGKTTVGKALAKELGIPFYDLDWYIENRRRKTVSEIFAEVGEEGFRQIEHNMLHEVAEFEDVIISCGGGTPCFFDNIDYMNEQGQVVYLKASPEVLYKHLLMGKGERPLLKGKSKEELITFIREQLEKREPYYNKARYTVDVSLMDNYDKIKITIEKLRELLEL
- the topA gene encoding type I DNA topoisomerase translates to MQKNLVIVESPAKAKTIEKFLGEDYKVMSSYGHIRDLKKKELSINDTTLEPEYEIPDEKKKLVSELKNQAKKAGQVWLASDEDREGEAISWHLCEVLGLDEEKTKRIVFHEITKPAILDAIEHPRTLDMNLVNAQQARRVLDRLVGFKLSPVLWRKVKPALSAGRVQSVAVRLIVEREREIQAFKSETYYNVSGVFAIANPDGSMTEVKATLGQRFKTEEEVMAFLNKCKDATFTVEAIQKKPMKRTPAPPFTTSTLQQEAARKLGYTVSQTMMVAQHLYENGRITYMRTDSVNLSSLCINATKEEIGQLYGEQYSKVRQYHTSSKGAQEAHEAIRPTYMDQTTIEGTVQEKRLYDLIWKRTLACQMADAEIEKTTVTISISTSDEQFVASGEVVKFDGFLKVYRESVDDDDDNKDEQGHILPPLKKGMELTRRDIVATERNSQGPQRYTEASLVHKLEELGIGRPSTYAPTISTIQQREYVVKGDKKGEEHNYAIITLRGKQISQKQRTEMTGADKGKLMPTDIGTVVNDFLMEHFPTIMDYNFTAKVEQDFDKIAEGKVLWDKMMKRFYKDFEPVVETTMNARSEHKAGERQLGIDPKSGKPVFVKIGRFGPLVQIGSAEDEEKPQFAHLPKELSLETVTLEQALELFKLPRMLGQFEGEPVTIGTGRFGAYVLHKKVYTSLPKDADPLTIGIADAVKLIEDKRKQEAQKLLKTFKEDSKLTVLNGRYGPYLAYDGTNYRLPKNLHEKARELTYDECMKIINKN
- a CDS encoding CapA family protein gives rise to the protein MRAYFIALVASLASFTSATSQTSSTGETSKTCLLFTGDILLDRGVRKVIGHHGIDHLFTREMDSLFRASQVVVGNLECPVTSIQAPVQKRFIFRGEPAWLGALKKHGFTHLNLANNHSTDQGRKGLEDTRENILKAKLKPVGMGKNLQEAAQPVLLTSQPRKVWLIASLGMALENFAYLPDRPCVNTERTQEIIERIRDIKRKDPQAVVIVSLHWGGEHTLKPVPSQRLDAHRLINAGADALICHHTHTLQTIEHYKGRDIYYSIGNFIFDQQKPLNSQACVVKVEVTRNHVKTQALPVHIQGCVPHLK
- a CDS encoding DUF3160 domain-containing protein, with product MKRIASFILSGLLLAGCATKEQTTPVSTLDVESLRDSVDLNMDITGLSLSDLRILENVFLAQKGYPFEDSYIRSIYQSTTWYDSLMWAFSENEDYYDQNSGYWGGERNEELSYREEYYNSIKPEIIAYSDEQRAFVNRVRQREDELRKRNFKSGNEDDKVNVANIVNPALLKEPDQRLWDYLGHHGFAIVPAQHQQLFHVYEQNDYHEFPAFVTTDLYLQLYHLYFDCMLREVEQEKLMPLLKEFCEEGQKVFARRWQREKENEDAVFNTEEAAEWIVTYFKVANALLEEQAPKGDADALGEYERVMKSVNATSEFLEYTDVPFEYSLFRPRGHYTRNDNLKRYFRTMMWLQTVPLRSDNPFDMLKANILAVEICDDHDNPRLCSLYKKLTEPMNYLMGMPDDVSIEQVNKIISDIGTCEIDPNELGVKVDEIAEKQTRIRPKFLRTGRNKVRLMPQRYQPDAEVLQEMVDYDSNTTKREVPKGLDVFAAMGVSAAEKILMDELNEPDRWSKYTSNLKRMKKRMNEIKWEENAATQWMSALKTVIDKPQHAPYFMLSPEWDKKSLNAMLGSWTELKHDAILYAKQPMGAECGGAGPPDPIVKGYVEPNVKFWQKAIDLLKENQKILRTHNLLTEKIATANERLTEEAEFLLAISKKELRGEVLKDVEYDELEYIGAKFENMSLELLRDSEHELWDWEAIQGPDRKVALVADVYTANADNNPNKSILYEAVGDADEIYVVVEIGGYLWLTRGAVFSYREFQRSIDDQRLNDEEWQEYLERHPRSGVPEWMTPVTVPLEKTPVDNESVFYSTGC
- a CDS encoding TlpA disulfide reductase family protein; translated protein: MKKIAITALAALVFAACSDQKPTFTVEGTIDGVKDTTIYLYNNALSGAVKVDSAKIGEDGTFTLKGEAPKDPELYCINLGNQIIYVGIDSTETVTIHAKAPNIARDYEVEGSVNTQKIKELSLKQQDLRARVIAIQNNLDLNREQITVALQQLVDAYKVEIANDYIYENPASIYAYFALFQTLGGYNLFDRSNQQDVRAFAAVATSWDTFHPESERTKHLHNTTIKGMNDTRQQAAREMMAAEAATKVEATGLIELELPDVSGHTRTLTELNGKVVLLDFHMFGMKESAARILSLRDLYAKYHAQGLEIYQVGLDENEHFWKQQTESLPWICVYDPSAQSALHYNVQNVPEYFLIDRNSQLYKRSTQMKDVEAEIRALLANPTSSAK